A single genomic interval of Streptomyces sp. NBC_01296 harbors:
- a CDS encoding non-ribosomal peptide synthetase — protein sequence MTPLSFAQRRMWLLHQLEGGAATYNISAAFRLTGSLDQDALVAAIRDLVDRHEILRTTYATNDDGEPYSRILTVAEASPRVQVADVAPEDTSRAIGEAVSHGFDLEGELPFRAHLLRCSPQEHVLVMVVHHIASDGSSSAPMMRDLIAAYAARQDGQAPQWEPLPVQYKEYAQWQREVLGEVSDPGSLAAQQVEYWRKQLDGVPQPLSLPTDRPRPAEANSHGETIGLSVPAGVAAGLQKLADERGASMSMVLQGALAVLLRKLGGGDDLTIGSPIAGRTDEALADLIGFFVNTQVLRADLSGNPTFTELLAQVRDKALTAYEYQDVPFDLLVEAINPERSASYQPLFQVMFAWQSYQKPDLGIPGLDVKFEQAIPSTAMVDLFFSLTADESGALQGDLQYATQLFDRESAEVIAARLVRVLEQLAADPGVRIGDVDVLSAAERVRLVRDVNPAGHDIPQVTLVELFERQAAQRADEVAVSHEGDTLTYGEVNARANRLARHLVAQGVGPESLVGVCLERSAELVVALLAVLKAGGAYLPIDPDSPADRIAYMVQDAQPVLLVTTSSNAAAQGLDQDLPLVHLDRAGAFAEETAADLTDAERCTALRPEHPAYVIYTSGSTGRPKGVLIPHSNVVGLFSAAEDFAFGADDVWTLFHSYAFDFSVWELWGPLLHGGRLVVVPYDVSRSPADFLQLLARERVTVLNQTPSAFYQLVQADADAPGQDLALRYVVFGGEALDLNRLADWYQRHASDAPVLVNMYGITETTVHVTRIDLDENSAARFRASVIGPAIPGLRAYVLDSNLLPAPTGVTGELYVAGYGLARGYHGRPELTAGRFVACPFGVPGERMYRSGDLVRWSRNGQLEYVGRADTQVKIRGFRIELGEIENVLAGHPRVAQAVIVVRENHEDDKRIVGYVVPESGDGSTGELLAELSAYMRERLPDYMVPSVVIPLSEIPLTSNGKLDRRALPSEDTNTVVSREPRNAFEQKLCALYSELLGLEKVGIDDGFFALGGHSLLATRLSVRIRNEFDIDIPIRTVIKYPTVAELAALMLAGGVPADDADSFGVVLPLNSDPGTGKAPVWFFHGGGGLGWAYYSFVLHLQDRPAYALQSRGSDGVDTLAGSVQEMIDDYVSQMLKIQSQGPFNLIGWSYGGTIVQAVADALDRLGHEVAFVAVLDAQPGGHGFTEVHAGKESSDYRAELEDDFSQYIRMGNRQGFLDTMSKVMANNTNRMMDFESPVYRGDVLYFNAAFEEKSYAHLWRPYVGGSLEVHEMHATHHEMHMPAPVAEFFEVVSGKLA from the coding sequence ATGACTCCGCTGTCATTCGCACAACGCCGTATGTGGCTTCTCCACCAGCTGGAAGGAGGGGCGGCGACCTACAACATCTCCGCCGCCTTCCGGCTGACCGGATCCCTGGACCAGGACGCCCTCGTCGCGGCGATCCGCGACCTGGTCGACCGGCACGAGATCCTGAGAACCACGTACGCGACGAATGACGACGGAGAGCCCTACTCGCGGATCCTGACCGTGGCGGAGGCCTCGCCCCGGGTTCAGGTGGCCGACGTGGCGCCCGAGGACACGTCCCGCGCGATCGGCGAGGCCGTCTCGCACGGCTTCGACCTGGAGGGCGAACTGCCCTTCCGGGCGCACCTGCTGCGCTGCTCCCCCCAGGAGCACGTCCTCGTCATGGTCGTCCACCACATCGCCTCGGACGGCAGCTCGAGCGCGCCGATGATGCGGGACCTGATCGCCGCCTACGCCGCCCGCCAGGACGGCCAGGCGCCGCAGTGGGAGCCGCTGCCCGTGCAGTACAAGGAGTACGCGCAGTGGCAGCGCGAGGTGCTCGGCGAGGTGTCCGACCCGGGAAGCCTCGCCGCGCAGCAGGTCGAGTACTGGCGCAAGCAGCTGGACGGCGTGCCGCAGCCGCTGAGCCTGCCGACGGACCGCCCGCGCCCCGCGGAGGCGAACTCGCACGGCGAGACGATCGGCCTCTCCGTGCCGGCGGGGGTGGCGGCCGGGCTGCAGAAGCTCGCCGACGAGCGCGGTGCGTCCATGTCGATGGTCCTTCAGGGTGCGCTGGCGGTGCTGCTGCGCAAGCTCGGCGGCGGCGACGATCTGACGATCGGCTCGCCGATCGCCGGGCGGACCGACGAGGCGCTGGCCGATCTGATCGGCTTCTTCGTCAACACCCAGGTGCTGCGGGCGGATCTGTCCGGCAACCCGACGTTCACCGAGCTGCTCGCCCAGGTGCGGGACAAGGCACTGACGGCCTACGAGTACCAGGACGTCCCGTTCGACCTGCTCGTCGAGGCCATCAACCCCGAGCGCTCCGCGTCCTACCAGCCGCTGTTCCAGGTGATGTTCGCCTGGCAGAGCTACCAGAAGCCGGACCTCGGGATCCCCGGGCTCGACGTGAAGTTCGAGCAGGCCATCCCGTCGACCGCCATGGTCGACCTGTTCTTCAGCCTGACCGCGGACGAGTCGGGCGCGCTGCAGGGCGACCTCCAGTACGCGACCCAGCTGTTCGACCGCGAGTCGGCCGAGGTGATCGCCGCCCGGCTCGTCCGGGTGCTGGAGCAGCTGGCCGCCGATCCGGGCGTGCGCATCGGCGACGTCGACGTGCTGAGCGCGGCGGAGCGGGTGCGGCTGGTGCGGGACGTGAACCCCGCCGGCCACGACATCCCCCAGGTCACCCTGGTCGAGCTGTTCGAACGCCAGGCGGCGCAGCGGGCGGACGAGGTCGCCGTCTCCCACGAGGGTGACACGCTCACCTACGGCGAGGTCAACGCCCGGGCCAACCGGCTCGCGCGGCACCTCGTCGCCCAGGGCGTCGGCCCCGAGTCCCTGGTCGGAGTCTGCCTGGAGCGCTCGGCCGAGCTGGTCGTCGCGCTGCTCGCGGTGCTCAAGGCGGGCGGTGCCTACCTGCCGATCGACCCCGACTCGCCGGCCGACCGCATCGCGTACATGGTCCAGGACGCCCAGCCGGTCCTGCTGGTCACCACCAGCTCGAACGCTGCCGCGCAGGGGCTGGACCAGGACCTCCCGCTCGTGCACCTCGACCGGGCCGGGGCCTTCGCCGAGGAGACGGCCGCCGACCTCACCGACGCCGAGCGCTGCACGGCCCTGCGCCCCGAGCACCCGGCGTACGTGATCTACACCTCCGGGTCGACCGGCCGCCCCAAGGGCGTGCTGATCCCGCACAGCAACGTGGTCGGTCTCTTCAGCGCCGCAGAGGACTTCGCCTTCGGCGCGGACGACGTGTGGACCCTCTTCCACTCCTACGCCTTCGACTTCTCGGTGTGGGAGCTGTGGGGGCCGCTGCTGCACGGCGGACGCCTGGTCGTGGTCCCCTACGACGTCTCCCGCTCCCCGGCCGACTTCCTCCAGCTGCTCGCCCGCGAGCGGGTCACCGTCCTGAACCAGACGCCCTCGGCCTTCTACCAGCTCGTCCAGGCCGACGCCGATGCTCCCGGCCAGGACCTGGCGCTGCGGTACGTGGTGTTCGGCGGCGAGGCCCTCGACCTGAACCGCCTTGCGGACTGGTACCAGCGCCACGCCTCCGACGCGCCGGTGCTGGTGAACATGTACGGCATCACCGAGACCACGGTGCACGTCACCCGCATCGACCTCGACGAGAACTCCGCCGCCCGCTTCCGCGCCAGCGTGATCGGCCCCGCCATCCCGGGCCTGCGCGCCTACGTCCTGGACTCGAACCTGCTGCCCGCGCCCACCGGCGTGACCGGCGAGCTGTACGTGGCGGGCTACGGCCTGGCCCGCGGCTACCACGGCCGGCCGGAGCTGACCGCGGGACGGTTCGTCGCGTGCCCCTTCGGCGTGCCGGGCGAGCGGATGTACCGCTCCGGCGACCTGGTCCGCTGGAGCCGGAACGGTCAGCTGGAGTACGTGGGCCGAGCCGACACCCAGGTGAAGATCCGGGGCTTCCGGATCGAGCTGGGCGAGATCGAGAACGTGCTGGCCGGGCATCCGCGCGTGGCGCAGGCGGTGATCGTGGTGCGCGAGAACCACGAGGACGACAAGCGCATCGTGGGCTACGTGGTGCCCGAGTCCGGCGACGGGTCGACCGGTGAGCTGCTCGCCGAGCTGTCCGCGTACATGCGCGAGCGCCTCCCGGACTACATGGTGCCCTCCGTGGTGATTCCGCTTTCGGAGATCCCGCTGACCTCGAACGGCAAGCTCGACCGGCGGGCCCTGCCCTCGGAGGACACGAACACCGTGGTCAGCCGGGAGCCGCGCAACGCCTTCGAGCAGAAGCTGTGCGCTCTTTACAGCGAGCTGCTCGGCCTGGAGAAGGTCGGCATCGACGACGGCTTCTTCGCACTCGGCGGGCACTCGCTGCTGGCCACCCGCCTCAGCGTCCGCATCCGCAACGAGTTCGACATCGACATCCCCATCAGGACGGTCATCAAGTACCCGACGGTGGCCGAGCTGGCCGCGCTGATGCTCGCCGGCGGTGTCCCCGCGGACGACGCCGACTCGTTCGGGGTCGTGCTGCCCCTGAACAGCGATCCCGGTACGGGCAAGGCGCCGGTGTGGTTCTTCCACGGCGGCGGCGGGCTGGGCTGGGCGTACTACAGCTTCGTGCTGCACCTGCAGGACCGGCCGGCCTACGCCCTGCAGTCCCGCGGCTCCGACGGCGTGGACACGCTGGCGGGCTCCGTGCAGGAGATGATCGACGACTACGTCTCCCAGATGCTGAAGATCCAGTCGCAGGGGCCGTTCAACCTGATCGGCTGGTCCTACGGCGGCACCATCGTGCAGGCCGTCGCGGACGCGCTCGACCGGCTCGGCCACGAGGTCGCCTTCGTGGCCGTCCTGGACGCCCAGCCGGGTGGGCACGGGTTCACCGAGGTACACGCCGGCAAGGAGTCCTCGGACTACCGGGCCGAACTCGAGGACGACTTCAGCCAGTACATCCGGATGGGCAACCGGCAGGGCTTCCTCGACACCATGTCGAAGGTCATGGCCAACAACACGAACCGGATGATGGATTTCGAATCTCCGGTCTACCGCGGCGACGTGCTGTATTTTAACGCGGCGTTCGAGGAGAAGTCGTACGCGCACCTGTGGCGCCCGTACGTCGGCGGTTCCCTCGAGGTGCACGAGATGCACGCAACGCACCACGAAATGCACATGCCCGCGCCCGTGGCCGAATTCTTCGAGGTCGTCAGCGGCAAGCTGGCGTAG
- a CDS encoding thioesterase II family protein codes for MSAEHGDQATLLCVPFAGAGPSFFHPWREPAAGRWRVTTVDLPGRERKILEEPYRNVVEAAKGSIDEVVADLGEGARVVLFGHSLGAVLAYELVHLLTARGVQVERLVVSGSPGPWTQRERRATGLQDEEFLARVEEFAGFRHEALDHPEMRELILPVLQADCEMHENYVPSTDELVTVPITSLRGASDGLVTAEEARQWQASTTAEFSYVEFPGDHMYLVDLGREVLDVIEAESARGR; via the coding sequence ATGTCCGCGGAACACGGGGACCAGGCCACGCTGCTGTGCGTGCCGTTCGCGGGAGCAGGTCCTTCGTTCTTCCACCCTTGGCGGGAGCCGGCCGCCGGCCGGTGGCGCGTCACCACCGTCGACCTCCCGGGCCGGGAGCGGAAGATCCTGGAGGAGCCGTACCGGAACGTCGTCGAGGCGGCCAAGGGCTCGATCGACGAGGTCGTCGCGGACCTCGGCGAGGGGGCCCGGGTCGTGCTGTTCGGGCACAGCCTGGGCGCGGTGCTCGCGTACGAGCTGGTGCACCTGCTGACCGCGCGCGGCGTGCAGGTCGAGCGGCTGGTCGTCAGCGGTTCACCCGGGCCGTGGACCCAGCGCGAACGGCGGGCCACCGGGCTCCAGGACGAGGAGTTCCTCGCCAGGGTCGAGGAGTTCGCGGGGTTCCGGCACGAGGCCCTCGACCACCCGGAGATGCGGGAACTGATTCTCCCCGTGCTGCAGGCCGACTGCGAAATGCACGAGAACTACGTCCCGAGCACCGACGAACTCGTGACGGTCCCGATCACCTCGCTGCGCGGCGCCTCCGACGGACTGGTCACGGCGGAAGAGGCCCGGCAGTGGCAGGCGTCGACCACGGCGGAATTCAGTTATGTGGAGTTTCCGGGCGATCACATGTATCTGGTCGATCTCGGCCGTGAGGTGCTGGACGTGATCGAGGCGGAGTCCGCCCGCGGTCGTTAG
- a CDS encoding ATP-binding cassette domain-containing protein: MRSSAIAVSGLRKAYGDKVVLDGIDFDVAAGSIFSLLGPNGAGKTTTVNVLTTLMKADAGTVRVAGHDVATATKQARAAIGVTGQFAAVDDLLSGRENLQLMTDLKRVRGGDQVVARLLERFDLVESADKLSSTYSGGMRRKLDLAMTLVGNPEIIFLDEPTTGLDPRSRRTMWGIVRELVADGTTIFLTTQYLEEADQLADQIAVLNGGRLVAQGTPEELKRQIPGTHIRFRFADLYELDAAARLLTGSVRDDEELTLRVASDGETRSLRVLLDQLDAHSLDAQEFSVQRPDLDDVFLALTDPDPTRTEHLSKEAIAQ; encoded by the coding sequence ATGAGAAGTTCAGCGATTGCAGTTTCAGGGCTGCGCAAGGCGTATGGCGACAAGGTCGTCCTCGACGGCATCGATTTCGATGTCGCCGCAGGATCGATCTTCTCCCTGCTCGGCCCGAACGGGGCCGGCAAGACGACGACGGTCAACGTCCTCACGACGCTGATGAAGGCCGACGCCGGTACGGTGCGCGTCGCCGGGCACGACGTGGCCACCGCGACCAAGCAGGCGCGCGCGGCCATCGGCGTGACCGGTCAGTTCGCCGCGGTGGACGATCTGCTGTCGGGCCGCGAGAACCTGCAGCTGATGACGGACCTGAAGCGGGTGCGGGGCGGTGACCAGGTGGTCGCGCGGCTGCTGGAGCGCTTCGACCTGGTGGAGTCGGCCGACAAGCTGTCCTCGACCTACTCCGGCGGTATGCGCCGCAAGCTGGACCTGGCGATGACGCTGGTCGGCAACCCGGAGATCATCTTCCTCGACGAGCCGACGACGGGCCTCGACCCGCGCAGCCGGCGCACGATGTGGGGGATCGTCCGCGAGCTCGTGGCCGACGGCACCACCATCTTCCTCACCACCCAGTACCTCGAGGAAGCCGACCAGCTCGCCGACCAGATCGCGGTGCTCAACGGGGGCCGCCTGGTCGCCCAGGGCACCCCCGAGGAGCTCAAGCGCCAGATCCCCGGCACCCACATCCGGTTCCGCTTCGCCGACCTGTACGAACTCGACGCGGCGGCGCGCCTGCTGACCGGGTCCGTGCGGGACGACGAGGAGCTGACCCTGCGGGTGGCCAGCGACGGTGAGACGAGGTCGCTGCGGGTCCTGCTGGACCAGCTCGACGCGCACTCGCTCGACGCCCAGGAGTTCTCCGTCCAGCGGCCGGACCTCGACGACGTCTTCCTCGCCCTGACCGACCCTGACCCCACGCGTACCGAGCACCTGAGCAAGGAGGCGATCGCACAGTGA
- a CDS encoding ABC transporter permease — MSTVSTPFADSSIMLRRNLKHNVRNPITMFNAVLFPIVIMLMFVKVFGGAFSVGDHYIDYVTPGLLVMAISYGLGATATAVNSDMTKGIINRFKVMDVSRGAMLTGHVVITAVRALVGCAAIIGVAFLMGFDPKASAVDWLGVVGIIVLLSIAAGWLTVAMGLAAKTAESAGLGAVPLIMLPFLSSAFVPADTMGAGVRQFAEYQPFTPIIETLRGLLAGNPSSGDAIAAVAWCVGIALLGYVWAISTFKKRA; from the coding sequence GTGAGCACTGTCTCGACGCCGTTCGCCGATTCGTCCATCATGTTGCGCCGCAACCTGAAGCACAACGTGCGCAACCCCATCACGATGTTCAACGCGGTCCTGTTCCCCATCGTGATCATGCTGATGTTCGTCAAGGTGTTCGGCGGCGCGTTCAGCGTCGGCGACCACTACATCGACTACGTGACGCCGGGTCTGCTCGTCATGGCCATCAGCTACGGCCTGGGGGCCACCGCGACGGCCGTGAACTCCGACATGACCAAGGGCATCATCAACCGGTTCAAGGTCATGGACGTCTCCCGCGGCGCCATGCTGACCGGGCACGTCGTCATCACCGCCGTGCGCGCCCTGGTGGGCTGCGCGGCCATCATCGGCGTGGCCTTCCTCATGGGGTTCGACCCCAAGGCGAGCGCCGTCGACTGGCTCGGCGTGGTCGGCATCATCGTCCTGCTCAGCATCGCGGCCGGCTGGCTCACGGTCGCCATGGGGCTGGCCGCGAAGACCGCGGAGTCGGCCGGCCTGGGCGCCGTGCCGCTGATCATGCTGCCGTTCCTGAGCAGCGCTTTCGTACCCGCGGACACGATGGGCGCCGGTGTGCGCCAGTTCGCCGAGTACCAGCCCTTCACCCCGATCATCGAGACGCTGCGCGGGCTGCTCGCGGGCAACCCCTCGAGCGGCGACGCGATCGCGGCCGTCGCCTGGTGCGTCGGCATCGCTCTCCTCGGCTACGTGTGGGCGATCTCCACGTTCAAGAAGAGAGCGTGA
- a CDS encoding non-ribosomal peptide synthetase, which yields MVPLSFAQRRYWYMHQLEGGETWNMPSALRLTGPLDQDALAAAIGDVVDRHEILRTTYVTDDEGEPHQRILPMAQAGEQTRLSVVEVASEGVPGAIDQAVAHGFDLAAEIPFRATLLRCSPEEHVLVLVVHHIATDGSSGAPLARDLAAAYTARRDGGAPQWEPLPVQYQHYTMWQREVLGDLADPDSLGAAQIAYWREELDGVPQPLDLPLDRPRSVEATTHGDAVGFSVEPEVAAGLEKLAADRGTTMSMVMHAALAVLLSKLGGGEDIPVGTPIAGRTDEALADLVGCFVNNLVLRVDLAGNPSFADVLAQVRNKALAAYEHQDVPFDVLVEAINPDRSTAYRPLFQVMCGWQNFEKPVLEFPGLDVEFVQALTSKAMVDLFFSMALDESGALRGDIQYVTQLFDRETVEAMAARFARVLEQLVADPGVCVGDVDVLIAGERERLLEEVNDTVEPTLEQGLADAVRRRAEERPEALAVIGEDESLTYRELDTRSNRLAHWLADRGVRAESLVAVCLPRTVNLMVALLAVLKAGGAYVPLDPEHPRSRIDFILEQVDPVLVLDAEMLAGADCSAYPDAAPEVFVRPENTQYVIYTSGSTGTPKGVAVPRGALANFIASTQRRFPLSPADRMLFSTTVSFDMANTELYLPFVAGATMVMAKKDTVTDPSAMMAFIRRHGVTVVQATPAFWQMLLTHEPNAAQGLRIITGAEAVPARLAETLAEQAAEVGNWYGPTETTTWSTMAPVKAGAGAPAIGTPIGNTQVYVLDSRLRPVPRGVQGDLYIAGDGVARGYQGRPELTAERFVACPFGPAGARMYRTGDLVRWDRDGRLEYIARTDHQVKVRGFRIELGEIENALARHPGVAQAVVVVREDHEGDKRIVGYVVPSAAAGAAADGSAGELLAELSEHLRGRLPEYMVPSALIPLAEIPLTPNGKLDRRALPAEHTPAVVGGEPRDAHEEKLCALFAELLRREKVGIHDNFFTHGGHSLLATRLSVRIRKEFDVEIPIRTIIKFPTVAELASLVLIGTPMDNDDPFAVVLPLNSDPGTGKEPMWFFHGGGGLGWAYFSFVTHVQDRKAYALQSRGSDGVDSLVGSVAEMVDDYVSEMLKFQPEGPFQLVGWSYGGTVVQAVAHALDKLGHEIALVAILDSQPGGHGWTEIHANKTLAEYRSELEDFFGQYIGTDNRQDFLDTMSKVLANNSNLMMTFESPVYGGDVLFFSATLQDEQYDHLWRPYVTGSIEVHDVHATHHEMNMPAAVAEVFEVINRKLAE from the coding sequence ATGGTTCCGCTGTCATTCGCACAACGCCGCTACTGGTACATGCACCAACTGGAGGGCGGGGAGACCTGGAACATGCCGTCGGCGCTGCGGCTGACCGGCCCCCTCGACCAGGACGCCCTCGCCGCGGCGATCGGCGACGTGGTCGACCGGCACGAGATCCTGCGCACCACGTACGTGACCGACGACGAAGGCGAGCCCCACCAGCGGATCCTGCCGATGGCGCAGGCAGGGGAGCAGACGCGGCTGTCGGTGGTCGAGGTGGCTTCCGAGGGCGTGCCCGGCGCGATCGACCAGGCCGTGGCGCACGGGTTCGACCTGGCGGCCGAAATCCCCTTCCGGGCGACCCTGTTGCGCTGCTCGCCCGAGGAGCACGTCCTGGTCCTGGTCGTCCACCACATCGCGACGGACGGCAGCTCGGGCGCCCCGCTGGCACGGGACCTGGCCGCCGCCTACACCGCCCGCCGGGACGGCGGGGCACCGCAGTGGGAGCCGCTGCCCGTCCAGTACCAGCACTACACGATGTGGCAGCGCGAGGTGCTCGGCGACCTCGCCGACCCGGACAGCCTCGGCGCGGCGCAGATCGCCTACTGGCGCGAGGAACTGGACGGGGTACCGCAGCCGCTGGACCTGCCGCTGGACCGCCCCCGGTCCGTCGAGGCGACCACGCACGGCGACGCAGTCGGCTTCAGCGTGGAGCCGGAGGTGGCGGCCGGGCTGGAGAAGCTGGCAGCCGACCGCGGAACGACCATGTCGATGGTCATGCATGCCGCGCTGGCGGTGTTGCTGAGCAAGCTCGGCGGCGGGGAGGACATACCGGTCGGCACCCCGATCGCCGGGCGGACCGACGAGGCGCTGGCCGATCTGGTCGGGTGCTTCGTCAACAACCTGGTGCTGCGCGTGGACCTCGCCGGGAACCCGTCGTTCGCCGACGTGCTCGCGCAGGTGCGGAACAAGGCACTGGCGGCCTATGAGCACCAGGACGTGCCGTTCGACGTACTGGTCGAGGCGATCAACCCCGACCGCTCCACGGCGTACCGCCCGCTGTTCCAGGTGATGTGCGGCTGGCAGAACTTCGAGAAGCCGGTCCTCGAGTTCCCCGGGCTCGACGTGGAGTTCGTACAGGCCCTCACCTCGAAGGCGATGGTCGACCTGTTCTTCAGCATGGCCCTGGACGAGTCGGGGGCGCTGCGGGGCGACATCCAGTACGTGACACAGCTGTTCGACCGGGAAACGGTCGAGGCCATGGCCGCCCGCTTCGCGCGCGTTCTGGAGCAGTTGGTCGCCGACCCGGGCGTGTGCGTCGGGGACGTCGACGTGCTGATCGCGGGGGAGCGGGAGCGGCTGCTGGAGGAGGTCAACGACACCGTCGAGCCGACCCTGGAGCAGGGCCTGGCGGACGCCGTGCGAAGACGCGCCGAGGAGAGACCCGAGGCACTCGCCGTCATCGGCGAGGACGAATCGCTCACCTACCGGGAGCTGGACACGCGGTCCAACAGGCTGGCGCACTGGCTGGCCGACCGCGGGGTGCGGGCCGAATCGCTCGTCGCCGTCTGCCTGCCCCGGACCGTGAACCTGATGGTGGCGCTGTTGGCCGTGCTGAAGGCCGGCGGAGCCTACGTTCCCCTCGACCCGGAGCACCCGCGCTCCCGGATCGACTTCATCCTCGAGCAGGTGGATCCGGTCCTCGTGCTCGATGCCGAGATGCTGGCCGGCGCGGATTGCTCGGCGTATCCGGATGCGGCACCCGAGGTGTTCGTCCGTCCCGAGAACACCCAGTACGTCATCTACACGTCGGGGTCGACGGGCACCCCGAAGGGGGTCGCGGTCCCGCGCGGCGCGCTCGCGAACTTCATCGCCTCGACGCAGCGGCGGTTCCCGCTGTCGCCCGCCGACCGGATGCTGTTCAGCACGACGGTCTCGTTCGACATGGCGAACACCGAGCTGTACCTCCCCTTCGTCGCCGGCGCGACCATGGTCATGGCGAAGAAGGACACCGTCACCGACCCGTCGGCCATGATGGCGTTCATACGCCGCCACGGGGTCACCGTGGTCCAGGCCACGCCCGCGTTCTGGCAGATGCTGCTGACGCACGAGCCGAACGCCGCGCAGGGCCTGCGGATCATCACCGGCGCGGAGGCCGTGCCGGCCCGGCTGGCCGAGACGCTGGCGGAGCAGGCCGCCGAAGTGGGCAACTGGTACGGCCCGACCGAGACGACGACGTGGTCCACCATGGCGCCCGTGAAGGCGGGGGCGGGCGCGCCGGCGATCGGGACGCCGATCGGGAACACCCAGGTGTACGTGCTCGACTCGCGGCTGCGACCGGTTCCGCGCGGGGTCCAGGGCGACCTGTACATCGCCGGTGACGGGGTGGCCCGCGGGTACCAGGGCCGGCCGGAGCTGACCGCCGAGCGGTTCGTGGCGTGTCCGTTCGGACCCGCCGGCGCGCGGATGTACCGCACCGGGGACCTGGTGCGGTGGGACAGGGACGGCCGGCTCGAGTACATCGCGCGCACCGACCACCAGGTGAAGGTCCGGGGCTTCCGCATCGAGCTGGGCGAGATCGAGAACGCGCTGGCCCGCCACCCCGGTGTGGCGCAGGCGGTGGTCGTCGTACGCGAGGACCACGAAGGCGACAAGCGCATCGTCGGCTACGTGGTGCCGTCGGCCGCGGCCGGAGCCGCGGCCGACGGGTCGGCCGGTGAGCTGCTCGCCGAGCTGTCCGAGCACCTGCGCGGGCGGCTGCCGGAGTACATGGTGCCTTCCGCGCTGATCCCGCTGGCGGAGATCCCGCTGACCCCGAACGGAAAGCTCGACCGGCGGGCACTGCCCGCGGAGCACACGCCCGCCGTGGTCGGCGGCGAGCCGCGCGACGCCCACGAAGAGAAACTGTGCGCCCTCTTCGCCGAGCTGCTCCGCCGGGAGAAGGTCGGCATCCACGACAACTTCTTCACGCACGGCGGGCACTCGCTGCTCGCCACCCGGCTCAGCGTCCGCATCCGCAAGGAGTTCGACGTCGAGATCCCCATCAGGACGATCATCAAGTTCCCCACGGTGGCCGAGCTGGCCTCGCTGGTGCTCATCGGCACTCCCATGGACAACGACGACCCGTTCGCGGTCGTACTGCCGCTGAACAGCGATCCCGGCACGGGCAAGGAGCCCATGTGGTTCTTCCACGGGGGAGGCGGGCTGGGCTGGGCGTACTTCAGCTTCGTGACGCACGTGCAGGACCGGAAGGCGTACGCCCTGCAGTCCCGCGGCTCCGACGGCGTGGACTCGCTGGTGGGATCCGTGGCGGAGATGGTCGACGACTACGTCAGCGAGATGCTGAAGTTCCAGCCGGAAGGACCCTTCCAGCTGGTCGGCTGGTCCTACGGCGGCACCGTCGTCCAGGCCGTCGCGCATGCGCTGGACAAGCTCGGGCACGAGATCGCCCTCGTGGCCATCCTGGACTCCCAGCCCGGCGGCCACGGATGGACGGAGATCCACGCCAACAAGACCCTGGCGGAATACCGGTCGGAGCTCGAGGACTTCTTCGGCCAGTACATCGGCACCGACAACCGGCAGGACTTCCTGGACACCATGTCGAAGGTGCTGGCCAACAACTCGAACCTCATGATGACGTTCGAGTCGCCCGTCTACGGCGGTGACGTGCTCTTCTTCAGCGCGACGCTCCAGGACGAGCAGTACGACCACCTGTGGCGGCCGTACGTCACCGGTTCCATCGAGGTGCACGACGTGCACGCCACGCACCACGAGATGAACATGCCCGCAGCCGTGGCGGAAGTGTTCGAAGTCATCAACCGCAAGCTGGCCGAATGA